One genomic region from Anopheles bellator chromosome 2, idAnoBellAS_SP24_06.2, whole genome shotgun sequence encodes:
- the LOC131206958 gene encoding lipase 3-like → MESLSRKQCSACAVLLLSLHMLLHASATPSDKIRFQVDSEDGRLTVPELIEKYGYPVEEHPVKTEDGYRLMLHRIKSDRPNATVVLLMHGLLCSSADWLMIGPGNALAYLLADRGYDVWLGNARGNRYSRHHDSLSPVWPSFWEFSWHEIGYHDLPVTIDYILARTRQPRLHYVGHSQGTTAFFVMASSRPEYNDKVVQMQAMAPVAFMEHMNSPLLLLMTKFLNTLDILTSLFGIGEFMPNTPILHEISKRICPTTSSNNLCIHLLFLLNGCDPTQLDPAMIPILVGHTPAGAATMQLVHYAQEVRSKRFRMFDFGKVKNYLTYGKLSPPEYNLTRVTVPVVLYYGLNDYLAAPKDVHNLAARLPNLRQNVQVNHKLFNHLDFLMANDVRKLLYDEVIERIVQADNVN, encoded by the coding sequence ATGGAGTCGCTTAGCCGCAAACAGTGTTCAGCGTGCGCCGTCCTATTGCTGTCGCTCCATATGCTGCTGCACGCGAGTGCTACGCCATCGGATAAGATAAGATTTCAAGTGGACAGTGAAGATGGTCGGCTAACCGTTCCCGAGTTGATAGAGAAATACGGCTACCCAGTGGAAGAGCACCCGGTCAAAACCGAGGACGGATACCGGCTGATGTTGCACCGCATAAAAAGTGATCGCCCGAATGCCACTGTCGTCCTGCTGATGCACGGTCTTCTGTGCAGCTCTGCGGACTGGCTAATGATCGGTCCGGGCAATGCACTCGCTTACCTTCTGGCGGATCGTGGCTACGATGTTTGGTTGGGAAACGCTCGCGGTAACCGCTACTCACGCCATCACGACAGTCTCAGCCCTGTGTGGCCATCGTTTTGGGAGTTTTCGTGGCACGAGATCGGATACCATGATCTGCCGGTCACGATCGATTACATTCTCGCACGAACCCGGCAGCCCCGGCTACACTACGTTGGCCATTCACAGGGCACGACGGCGTTCTTCGTGATGGCATCCAGCAGACCGGAGTATAACGATAAAGTGGTGCAGATGCAAGCGATGGCACCGGTCGCCTTCATGGAACACATGAACAGTCCGTTGCTCCTGCTGATGACCAAGTTTCTCAACACTCTGGATATTCTGACGAGTCTGTTCGGGATCGGCGAGTTTATGCCCAACACGCCCATCCTGCACGAGATTTCCAAACGGATCTGTCCAACCACATCGTCGAACAACCTGTGCATTCATCTGCTCTTCCTACTTAACGGCTGCGATCCTACGCAACTGGATCCGGCCATGATTCCGATTCTGGTCGGCCACACGCCGGCCGGAGCAGCGACGATGCAGTTGGTTCATTACGCCCAAGAGGTTCGCTCGAAGCGCTTCCGGATGTTTGATTTTGGAAAAGTCAAAAATTATCTCACCTACGGTAAACTATCGCCCCCGGAGTACAACCTGACGAGAGTGACCGTGCCCGTTGTGCTGTACTATGGGTTGAACGATTATCTGGCGGCTCCGAAGGACGTCCACAATCTGGCGGCACGGTTGCCTAATTTACGGCAAAATGTCCAGGTTAACCATAAACTTTTTAACCATTTGGACTTTCTTATGGCAAACGATGTTCGCAAGCTGCTGTATGATGAAGTAATCGAACGAATTGTCCAAGCTGACAACGTGAATTGA